From the genome of Pleuronectes platessa chromosome 19, fPlePla1.1, whole genome shotgun sequence:
GCCAAACTTAGAGCTGATTTTGCCCTAGACCGGTAATAAAGTCTGTTTCACAACCGGAACCGCTAAAACTATATTACATAACTGCATCATGGTATAACTACTAAGCGTTTTTATCGTCTCCCCTAACTAGTAACTTTACAGCGCAAATATTTTGCAGCTAACAGTGTCTCAGCAATGGGAAGTCTAGTCCGCTCTAAGCGTGTTGTTTCTTTCAGGCAGTTATCTCAGTGAGAATGAAGTGAACTCATCAGACGAACTGGACTACAGACACCACAACTACAAGGATATGAGACAGGTCTGTTGGTTTCAGTCTGATAAATAAGAACACGTGAATACAACCTGATAACTTTTCAAACAgcagggttacagatgtggtttctccccctgtctctctcctccagatgatgaaggtgataaACGAAGAGTGTCCCAACATCACCAGGATTTATAACATTGGTAAAAGCTCTCAGGGCCTGAAGATGTATGCCATGGAGATATCTGACAACCCAGGGGAGCACGAGACAGGTTGTTAATGTGCACTGTTACTCACCCAGGTCAATGTTACTCAATCAGATACAAAACTAGAGAAAATGACAAgcttaacacaaacacattgttgtACTTTGGAGTAAAATAGGACTATTAAGTGGAATATAACCGAATTACTTGTTTGTGCAAACATTTCTCCATATTGATGCATGATTAAAACAAACTAAGAGCGCTGCAGAGCTGTGAAGTAATAGCTGCATAGTTTCCACAAACCAGATTTACTTCACCTCCTATTTAGATTTTTagagaacaaacacattcacacctcacTTGAAGTAACAAGTTGGACGTCCATATTTCATCTGCTCAGCTCAGTggaaactaatattaaaatgagTGATCAAAATCAAAGTCATTAGTTAGCTCCAAAAACTCCAATCTCAAAGTGTTgctgttcttgtttttttttaggctataaataataattaataataacaattttaaGCATTAACttcatttgatatatttttgttatatattttaacaAAATATTGGTAGATGCTTCACTGGGTTTTCTTCCTCCCCCTTCACTGTATGTTATTATTCATAATTTGTtggtgtattttttaaatctgtgctaAGTAACTCTCAACTATTGTACATTTTCCACTGTCGACTCAATGGTCTTTCTCTCTAACCTTCTATCTGATAGACTTCATTCAAACTCAAAACTTTTCTGTTGAATTGTTAAAATGTAGGCAGCGCTGACATGATCCTCACAAACAAGTCacaagaaacattaaaaaaaactcttcatCCTTGTTATGAGTCAATAGAATTGTACATAAATTGCTGGAGTGGCCCtttaatttttcaaaaaaattgatttttatCAAATAAAGTCATCCATCTTGGTGCTGACTATTGTTCCGTTGTATTTTCACCAGGTGAACCGGAGTTTCGGTACACAGCTGGTCTCCATGGTAACGAGGCGCTGGGCCGagagctcctgctcctgctgatgcAGTTTCTGTGCAAAGAGTACAATGATGACAACCCCAGAGTGCGTCGCCTAGTGGACGGAGTTAGAATACACCTGGTGCCCTCTCTCAACCCTGATGCATACGAGCTGGCTTACGAGATGGTACGATGAGCCTGGTGATAGTAGCCATTATAAAAAGAATGgcagaagaaaacactttcaaACTATTTGGCATGAGAAGCATGAGATTAGTTCATGTTTGGAGCCTCACCATTTTTAATATCTCTCTTTCAAGTTGTCCATTATAACTGAAAAACCACTACGTGTAAAATGTTCTCCGAGACCTAACCCTGTTTCTGTCCAATCAGGGCTCAGAGATGGGGAACTGGGCACTGGGTCACTGGACTGAAGAAGGTTAcgacattttccagaacttcCCGGACCTCAACAGCATCTTGTGGGGTGCTGAAGACAGAGGCTGGGTCCCGCGTATAGTACCCAATCATCACATTCCCCTCGTGGAAAACGTCCTCAATGGCTCTGTGAGTTTGTTTAATGTCACCAAGAGCCGACTTATTACATTTTACATCCGAAGAGCATATTAATATTCAATAATTTCTCTATTTCTTGCTCTCACAGTTTGCTGTCGAGACAAAAGCCATCATCACCTGGATGGAGCGTAACCCATTTGTGCTGGGAGCTAATTTGCAAGGAGGAGAAAAGCTGGTCGCGTACCCTTTTGACATGCAGCGCCCCCCAGTTTCTGTAAGGCTATCAGACTATTAGAACAATTATCTTTAAATCTAAACCAATGAAAAAGTGAACCCATATAATAATCCCATATTCCCCACGGTTTCATTAAGTCGACCGACAGCAGACGTTGGAGGACTAATGGTGAAATGAATGAAGACACGTGGGCACGTATTCAGCGGCAGAATGAGGGAGCTCTAAGAGAGACGCCGGATGACACCATGTTTCGATGGTTGGCCATGTCGTACGCCCACAGCCATCTGACCATGACCGAGACCTACCGAGGCTCCTGTCATGGTGATGATTTCACAGGGGGACAGGGCATCACCAACCGAGCCAACTGGAAGCCGGTGGTGGGCAGTAAGTGTTGACATAACTGGCATCAGAGGAAAATGGTAAACGCGTATCAAAAGACAAGAGCAGAACAGTGAAGGCAAGATACAGAGGACATGAGGACCCTGCCACCTCTGCAATCATTGTCACTTCACTTATATGACCTAACCTGCTTTCCCTTGGTATCCAGGACAATAACAACACTGCGGATGGCAACTTTTATCATAATTGCACAGAGACCAACCAACTGATAGTCCTATACTGCAAGGGGTGGATAAAGTACTAAATGCATGTAGCTCTGTTGACACTGCTGTACATTTGGCGTCTGCACACATGGACATGTTCACATGCCTGCCATCACATACAGACAGGATCCACATGGACATGGACAGACTAGGCAATTTTGTGTCATGCCCATCCTTAAGGTGGTATGAATGTGACCGAACTAAACTAGAATAATTCCTAGGTTTGGGGAAAACCTTTGACAAGACAATGTCATTATTCAGGACATTGGCTCAATGGAATCCAATCTTTGAGGGATCAAAGTGTTAACCATGCAGACTGTCTTTTGATTCATTGTCCAACTTTATTTCCAACACTTCTGTAGCCAGTCCAATCCAGTAGAAGTGAATGGGATTAATTTATTGGTACACCAATAACTGAACTCAACTAGTCCTGGCTATTGTTAAGAAATATTGCTGTTGAGGTTTTTGAAGGTTTTGACCCAATTTCATTAAGGTGTAAGTCTCATTCATgaatatggtaaatggtctgtatttattgaGCATTTTCTAGTCTTTCTCTAGTCTGGTCTTTAGTGTATCGATGTGCAGCTTTTTCAATCATTCACACACTGTCGacacagccgtcaggggcaatctggggttcagtgtctttccCAAGGACCAGGAGCCAGGGCTCGAGCCTCTGACTTTCTGTTTAGTGGACCACCCGCTCTTAACTGTAAGCCACAGCAACCCACTaccaggaaaaaaagaaagatctaCCTAGTTAGGCACATCTTCAGTGTAAGTGATTGTCACTTAATtttttgaaaacccctgcttgAAGCTCCGTTCCTTTCTCCCATAGGTATGAATGACTTCAGCTACCTGCACACCAACTGCTTCGAGCTCTCCATCTTCTTGGGCTGTGACAAGTTTCCCCATGAAAGTGAACTTCCTCTAGAGTGGGAGAACAACCGCGAGGCTCTGCTGTCCTACATGGAACAAGTAAGACTGGGCCAGAGTATGAATATGACCTTGAGAAACTTGGAAGTTTTCATCTCGAAGCTGCTGTGGTCAGATTGGTCAGATTTAATGTTAGTCATAGGAGGATACCCGAGAGCAGGTGGCCCCCGTGCTCTGTGAAAAATGAAACTAAGCAACCTTTCTGTGATTACTCCAAGGCTCTGTCAGGGCATGAAGATACGCGGCCTCATTCATTTCAATGACACTGATGGTAACTGTGGTGATGCCCCTGGCACAAAAGTTGAATCTGGCTCAACTCGCTCCACAATGTAATGTTACGTTTGCAGTCTTCCTTGGGACTTGAGGTGTAATGTACTGTTTTCTTGTGCAGGTAAATCGAGGAATAAAGGGAATCGTGAGAGATGTGGAAGGAGATGTACTGCCTAATGCCACCATAACTGTGGAGGGAATACGGCATGATGTCAGAACTGGTATGTTGTACACAAGAGAAAGATTTTTTGCTGAATATGTAAGATTCAGTATTTGGATTTTAAAGGAAATCCGAACCTAACAAGAGACCTTCTAAAAATTTCATTTCAGCTGTCGGTGGAGATTACTGGCGACTCTTGAATCCCGGAGAGTACAAGGTAACCGCCAAAGCCGACGGCTACACCCCTCAGACCAGACTCTGCATGGTCGGCTACGACTCTGGAGCCACTCCGTGCAGCTTCACCATGGCAAAATCCAACTGGGACAGAATCAAACAAATCATGGCGCTGAACGGCAAGAGGCCCATACGACTGGTCACCAAACCAATCGTAGTGAAAACAACCCCGGCCAGTACCTTGGGAGTCAGCAGCACcaccacagagacagacgagCACGCCATCGCCCAGAAAGCAGAGCGACTGAGGCGGCTGCGGATCATGCGTCTACGCAGGCTGCGTCTGCAGAGATTAAGAGCCAGTCAGGGTACCAATCCTACTACCACGACCACTACCACCACTATGACGACTACAACCACCaccgccgccaccaccaccaccaccactccacCACCTGAAACTGAGAGAACAACCTCCTGGTAC
Proteins encoded in this window:
- the aebp1a gene encoding adipocyte enhancer-binding protein 1 → MRAEVLLIWSSLTLCCVLICAGEEVQESQLSSGRVQVRESKGLVKHRRLEEEGDVLMSDEPAEAVEAEKTKPKRKKTPEEIEAAKARKAAEKEAKAKRQKAPKPTKKPKAPKPTKKPKQPKPTKKPKAPKPTKQAKTTTTEPPNIQPPSIEEEEEKLLIELGWDTLIRPVTPEGPGWEEPVEPGLDLLPGRYPEKKLTTTTEVIMYIPEETTTVPFVGPWYEEYDYADLAAKKQEEEEERVRKEKAEKAERLRKTWEEEEEERLKQISVPTEPKKCPPLGVESHRVEDDQLLASSQSHHGFTAQRGRLNMQGSDNEDDLYGGAWCAEPEQRNHWLEVDARREVEFTGVITQGRNSEQHEDFVSSYYVAFSNDSRDWTVLHDGYAEWLFYGNVDKDTPVMSQFYTPMVARYIRILPQSWNGSLCLRAEVLACQLSSSYLSENEVNSSDELDYRHHNYKDMRQMMKVINEECPNITRIYNIGKSSQGLKMYAMEISDNPGEHETGEPEFRYTAGLHGNEALGRELLLLLMQFLCKEYNDDNPRVRRLVDGVRIHLVPSLNPDAYELAYEMGSEMGNWALGHWTEEGYDIFQNFPDLNSILWGAEDRGWVPRIVPNHHIPLVENVLNGSFAVETKAIITWMERNPFVLGANLQGGEKLVAYPFDMQRPPVSSTDSRRWRTNGEMNEDTWARIQRQNEGALRETPDDTMFRWLAMSYAHSHLTMTETYRGSCHGDDFTGGQGITNRANWKPVVGSMNDFSYLHTNCFELSIFLGCDKFPHESELPLEWENNREALLSYMEQVNRGIKGIVRDVEGDVLPNATITVEGIRHDVRTAVGGDYWRLLNPGEYKVTAKADGYTPQTRLCMVGYDSGATPCSFTMAKSNWDRIKQIMALNGKRPIRLVTKPIVVKTTPASTLGVSSTTTETDEHAIAQKAERLRRLRIMRLRRLRLQRLRASQGTNPTTTTTTTTMTTTTTTAATTTTTTPPPETERTTSWYDSWFPPESWSTENPFDSIVFDSGPTQDYPFEYTID